In Paenibacillus sp. FSL M7-0420, a single genomic region encodes these proteins:
- a CDS encoding chemotaxis protein CheW, with product MAEDIKVIVFKLGTEEYGIEVEKVQTIERMMPITRVPKTYSFIKGVINLRGVVIPVIDLRGRFGIEEAEHTDQTRIIIVNVNEMEVGFIVDSANDVIDLNRDIIDVPPDVVGGIKAKYLDGVAKIGDDRLLIMLNLSEVLNKSEIVQLESLEG from the coding sequence ATGGCTGAAGATATCAAAGTAATTGTATTCAAGCTTGGCACTGAAGAATACGGCATTGAAGTAGAGAAGGTCCAGACGATTGAACGTATGATGCCGATTACCCGCGTACCGAAGACCTATTCCTTTATCAAAGGTGTGATCAATCTGCGCGGTGTTGTGATTCCGGTTATCGATCTGCGCGGACGATTCGGTATCGAAGAAGCGGAGCACACCGACCAGACCCGGATCATTATCGTCAATGTGAATGAGATGGAAGTAGGCTTCATTGTCGATTCAGCCAATGATGTCATCGACTTGAACCGTGACATTATCGATGTACCGCCGGATGTTGTAGGGGGCATCAAGGCGAAGTATCTGGATGGGGTAGCCAAAATTGGGGATGACCGTCTGTTGATTATGCTTAACCTGTCTGAAGTGCTGAACAAGAGTGAAAT
- a CDS encoding chemotaxis protein CheA, whose amino-acid sequence MDMNQYLSMFIDESNDHLQSLNESMMGLEANPEDLSIVQVIFRSAHTLKGMAATMGFEDLASLTHQMENVLDLVRNNKLRMQDFIFDTLFQSIDALESMVEDITGGGAGKADVTAIVSSLQAIVRGEVPSAGNASAEVTAAASGNASAAQVFLDEFQYSVLEQSLQEGHQVLYVDVAIRKDCQLKAVRAYMVFDLLERSGEVVKSFPSVQDIEQEKFDYGFSLYYITQKDASEIQKMILNLSEIEAVTAVALDQESLRQMGQDTAAATAEAPAPAPVQEAAPVAAGNASPAASLHPKEENGKAAPARAGGAPSPSRTIRVDIERLDVLMNLFSELLIDRVRLEQLASEVQNGDLTETVEHMGRVSGDLQNIVMKLRMVPVDTVFNRFPRMIRDLAKSLDKKVDLIITGADTELDRTVIDEIGDPLVHLLRNAVDHGIESIADRIAAGKPETGTVQLRAFHSGNHVFIEIEEDGKGIYPKNVLASAVKKGVITQEQASTMTDDEAYQLLFAPGFSTAEVISDVSGRGVGLDVVKSKISSLGGNVTIYSTPGKGTNFSVQLPLTLSIIAAMLVRLGSEKYAIPLSSIVETGIVKQSQIRTIHGNRMLEFRGSHIPLVSLSKIFSIPDYDESTEEETEIVVVRKGERLVALAVQDFIGQNEIVIKNLGKYLPEVQGISGATILGDGQVALIIDPNAFIK is encoded by the coding sequence ATGGACATGAACCAATACTTATCCATGTTTATTGATGAGTCAAATGATCATCTGCAGTCTTTGAACGAGAGCATGATGGGGCTGGAAGCGAATCCGGAGGATCTGAGTATTGTTCAGGTGATTTTCCGCTCCGCCCATACCTTGAAAGGTATGGCGGCTACAATGGGGTTTGAAGATTTGGCTTCGCTTACGCACCAAATGGAGAACGTGCTCGATCTGGTGCGCAATAACAAACTGCGGATGCAGGACTTCATTTTTGATACCCTGTTCCAAAGTATTGATGCGCTGGAATCCATGGTGGAGGATATCACCGGCGGGGGAGCGGGCAAGGCCGATGTAACAGCGATTGTCTCTTCCCTGCAAGCCATCGTACGCGGAGAGGTCCCTTCTGCCGGCAATGCTTCTGCTGAAGTCACTGCCGCTGCGTCCGGCAATGCCAGCGCGGCCCAGGTGTTCCTGGATGAATTCCAGTACTCCGTGCTGGAGCAATCCCTTCAGGAAGGCCATCAGGTGCTGTATGTGGATGTGGCGATCCGTAAGGACTGTCAGCTCAAAGCCGTACGTGCCTACATGGTCTTCGACCTTCTGGAGCGTTCAGGAGAAGTCGTGAAATCCTTCCCTTCGGTTCAGGACATAGAGCAGGAGAAATTCGATTACGGATTCTCCCTCTACTACATAACCCAAAAGGATGCAAGTGAGATTCAGAAGATGATTCTGAATCTGTCAGAGATCGAAGCGGTTACCGCTGTGGCGCTTGATCAGGAGTCACTTCGCCAAATGGGACAAGACACTGCGGCAGCTACAGCTGAAGCGCCCGCTCCGGCTCCGGTGCAGGAAGCCGCTCCCGTTGCTGCCGGTAATGCTTCCCCTGCGGCTTCTCTGCATCCCAAGGAAGAGAACGGCAAAGCAGCCCCGGCCCGGGCAGGAGGAGCGCCGTCGCCTTCCCGGACCATCCGTGTGGATATTGAGCGGCTGGACGTGCTGATGAATCTGTTCAGCGAGCTGCTGATTGACCGTGTCCGGCTGGAGCAGCTGGCCTCCGAGGTGCAGAACGGCGATCTTACTGAAACGGTCGAGCATATGGGCCGGGTGAGCGGAGATTTGCAGAATATCGTAATGAAGCTCCGCATGGTTCCGGTAGACACCGTATTTAACCGGTTCCCGCGGATGATCCGCGATCTGGCGAAATCGCTGGACAAGAAGGTGGATTTAATCATCACTGGAGCAGATACAGAGCTTGACCGTACGGTGATTGATGAGATTGGCGATCCGCTGGTGCATCTGCTGCGCAATGCGGTTGACCACGGGATTGAATCCATTGCAGACCGGATTGCGGCCGGGAAGCCGGAGACCGGGACCGTCCAGCTCCGGGCCTTCCACAGCGGTAATCATGTGTTCATCGAGATTGAAGAGGATGGCAAGGGCATCTATCCGAAGAACGTCTTAGCCTCTGCTGTCAAAAAGGGTGTGATTACCCAAGAGCAGGCAAGCACGATGACAGATGACGAAGCGTACCAGCTGCTCTTCGCGCCTGGATTCAGTACAGCTGAGGTCATCTCTGACGTATCGGGCCGGGGCGTGGGTCTCGATGTGGTCAAATCCAAAATCTCTTCCCTGGGCGGTAACGTCACCATTTATTCCACACCGGGCAAAGGCACGAATTTCTCCGTTCAGCTTCCGCTGACCCTGTCGATCATTGCAGCGATGCTGGTTCGGCTTGGCTCAGAGAAATATGCCATTCCGCTCTCTTCCATCGTGGAGACTGGAATTGTGAAGCAATCCCAGATCCGCACCATTCACGGCAACCGGATGCTGGAGTTCCGGGGCAGCCATATTCCGCTGGTCTCCCTGAGCAAGATCTTCTCCATTCCGGACTATGATGAAAGCACGGAAGAGGAGACGGAGATCGTGGTTGTCCGCAAGGGAGAACGGCTGGTTGCTTTGGCTGTGCAGGACTTCATTGGCCAGAACGAAATTGTAATCAAGAATCTCGGCAAGTATCTCCCAGAGGTGCAGGGAATTTCCGGAGCCACGATTCTTGGAGACGGACAGGTAGCGCTTATTATCGATCCGAATGCTTTTATCAAATAA